One stretch of Methyloversatilis sp. RAC08 DNA includes these proteins:
- a CDS encoding AAA family ATPase yields MSANPMNIPPVSVAAAKAALIEQFADPVLRRRATMLWGSRGVGKSSVVRQVAAHYGVPLVDLRLTTIEPVDIRGAIYADEVQGKTVWFPPEFLPAADAPDGILFLDELTAADQRLQISAYSLILDRRVGNYRLPDGWQVIAAGNASFHGAVCHDMGTALADRMFHFNVQTVIDAFLSHALAMGFASEVMAYLKVRPDKLDDTQAQLANDYLIGASPRGWEDISNVLKSGVSEAAQRLFVQGRIGAANAAEFFGVLRELRAGADVMRLLDTPRGPATAALLPQTLDGLYGLIYGLLAACTDAPRMTRGLDIIDQLPDIRGSVPLPIREAQTLAMELLMQKALEGDLAAAILDSPAYRRYVEQRRDA; encoded by the coding sequence ATGTCTGCCAATCCGATGAACATTCCGCCGGTATCGGTGGCGGCCGCCAAGGCGGCGCTGATCGAACAGTTCGCCGACCCGGTGCTGCGCCGGCGCGCAACCATGCTGTGGGGCTCGCGCGGCGTCGGCAAGTCGTCGGTGGTGCGTCAGGTGGCGGCGCACTACGGCGTGCCGCTGGTCGATCTGCGCCTGACCACGATCGAGCCGGTGGACATCCGCGGCGCCATCTATGCCGACGAGGTGCAGGGCAAGACGGTTTGGTTTCCGCCCGAATTCCTGCCCGCCGCCGACGCGCCCGACGGCATCCTGTTTCTCGACGAACTGACCGCAGCCGACCAGCGGCTGCAGATTTCCGCCTATTCGCTGATTCTCGACCGACGCGTCGGCAACTACCGGCTGCCCGACGGCTGGCAGGTGATCGCCGCCGGCAATGCGAGCTTTCACGGCGCCGTGTGTCATGACATGGGCACCGCGCTGGCCGACCGCATGTTCCACTTCAACGTGCAGACGGTGATCGACGCCTTTCTGTCGCACGCGCTGGCCATGGGTTTCGCATCCGAGGTGATGGCCTATCTGAAGGTGCGGCCGGACAAGCTCGACGACACCCAGGCCCAGCTTGCGAATGATTACCTGATCGGCGCCAGCCCGCGCGGCTGGGAAGACATTTCGAATGTGCTGAAGTCGGGCGTGTCGGAAGCGGCGCAGCGGCTGTTCGTTCAGGGCCGCATCGGCGCGGCGAATGCGGCCGAGTTCTTCGGCGTGCTGCGCGAACTGCGCGCCGGTGCCGACGTGATGCGCCTGCTCGACACGCCGCGCGGTCCGGCCACTGCCGCCTTGCTGCCGCAGACGCTCGACGGCCTGTACGGCCTGATCTACGGTCTGCTCGCCGCCTGTACCGATGCGCCGCGCATGACGCGCGGGCTGGACATCATCGACCAGCTGCCGGACATCCGGGGCAGCGTGCCGCTGCCGATCCGCGAGGCGCAGACGCTGGCGATGGAACTGCTGATGCAGAAGGCGCTGGAAGGCGATCTGGCGGCGGCCATTCTCGACAGCCCGGCCTACCGGCGCTATGTCGAGCAGCGTCGCGATGCCTGA
- a CDS encoding restriction endonuclease, with protein sequence MASQRRRGTKDTGLVALLLDSPWYVSVILGVAILVGFKQILPSMWADNPILMTVATALSNMAWLLAGICFLLGALVFVKTVVMRAGSAPAPQPADRAARASRQRPAPDGHASSRSGSERVPDDIGPESIRAAAPRTAPSPAPAPSAWSIELMRAIEWKRFEDLCQKFYEIKGIRSLTTPLGPDGGIDVRLFQDDSGRATSIVQCKAWGERFVGVKPVRELLGVMTHEKVAKAFFMTSSRFSDDAKAFARSNRITLIDGDMFLMMINRLPAASAEALLRFATAGDYSTPTCPKCGLKMKAVAGREGRPDFWGCTGYPRCRQRLGMRRDDAAAAVSAT encoded by the coding sequence ATGGCCAGCCAACGCCGCCGCGGAACCAAGGACACAGGGCTGGTCGCGCTGCTGCTCGACTCACCGTGGTATGTCAGCGTGATCCTCGGCGTCGCCATCCTCGTAGGCTTCAAGCAGATATTGCCTTCGATGTGGGCAGACAATCCCATCCTCATGACTGTTGCGACGGCCCTGTCGAACATGGCCTGGCTGCTTGCCGGCATCTGCTTCCTGCTGGGCGCGCTCGTGTTCGTGAAGACGGTCGTGATGCGCGCCGGTTCGGCGCCGGCACCGCAACCGGCAGACCGGGCGGCCCGCGCATCTCGGCAGCGACCCGCGCCCGATGGCCATGCATCGAGCCGATCCGGATCCGAACGGGTGCCGGACGACATCGGCCCTGAAAGCATCCGCGCTGCCGCGCCACGCACAGCGCCCTCACCCGCGCCCGCGCCCTCGGCGTGGTCGATCGAACTGATGCGCGCCATCGAATGGAAGCGCTTCGAAGACCTGTGCCAGAAGTTTTACGAAATCAAGGGCATCCGGAGCCTCACCACGCCGCTCGGCCCGGACGGGGGCATCGACGTCCGCCTGTTCCAGGACGATTCCGGCCGTGCCACCTCGATCGTGCAGTGCAAGGCCTGGGGCGAACGTTTCGTGGGCGTGAAGCCGGTGCGCGAACTGCTCGGCGTCATGACGCACGAAAAGGTCGCCAAGGCCTTCTTCATGACCAGCAGCCGGTTTTCCGACGACGCAAAGGCGTTCGCGCGCAGCAACCGCATCACGCTGATCGATGGCGACATGTTCCTGATGATGATCAATCGTCTGCCCGCCGCCTCTGCCGAAGCACTGCTGCGCTTTGCCACCGCCGGCGACTACAGCACGCCGACCTGCCCGAAATGCGGGCTGAAGATGAAGGCGGTCGCGGGGCGCGAAGGGCGTCCTGATTTCTGGGGCTGCACCGGCTATCCGCGCTGCCGTCAGCGGCTCGGCATGCGTCGGGACGATGCAGCGGCCGCGGTCAGCGCGACCTGA
- a CDS encoding haloacid dehalogenase type II: MHDVKALVFDVFGTLVDWRTAIAREAETLLGGVGIVIDGLALADAWRAEYQPAMEEVRAGRLPFMKLDALHRRNLDIVLTAFDAERADEATRHALTLAWHRLDAWPDVAAGLAALRPHYRLAPCSNGHIALMVDLARRNDFPWDAITGAELARDYKPKAIVYQSAADAFDLAPGLTMMVAAHSSDLAGAAAAGLRTAFIARPDEHGPGRGESKPTVPVDIAVDSVIELAHALHGAIRSR, from the coding sequence ATGCATGACGTGAAGGCGCTGGTGTTCGATGTGTTCGGCACGCTGGTCGACTGGCGCACCGCCATCGCGCGCGAGGCGGAGACGCTGCTCGGGGGCGTCGGCATCGTCATCGATGGCCTGGCGCTGGCGGACGCATGGCGCGCGGAATACCAGCCAGCGATGGAAGAAGTCAGGGCGGGCCGGTTGCCCTTCATGAAGCTTGACGCACTGCATCGGCGCAACCTCGACATCGTGCTGACCGCCTTCGACGCCGAACGCGCCGACGAGGCCACGCGACATGCGCTCACGCTTGCCTGGCACCGGCTCGACGCCTGGCCCGACGTGGCCGCCGGGCTCGCCGCACTGCGCCCGCACTACCGGCTCGCACCATGTTCCAACGGGCACATCGCGCTGATGGTCGATCTGGCGCGACGCAACGACTTCCCGTGGGACGCCATCACCGGCGCCGAACTGGCGCGCGACTACAAGCCCAAGGCCATCGTCTACCAATCGGCCGCCGACGCCTTCGACCTTGCCCCCGGACTGACGATGATGGTCGCCGCCCATTCGTCCGACCTGGCCGGTGCCGCAGCCGCCGGGCTGCGCACCGCCTTCATCGCCCGCCCGGACGAGCACGGCCCGGGACGCGGCGAATCGAAGCCCACCGTGCCGGTGGATATCGCGGTCGATAGCGTCATCGAGCTGGCGCACGCGCTGCACGGCGCCATCAGGTCGCGCTGA
- a CDS encoding IS110 family transposase yields MTSQPSPIHIGIDVSKASLDIALGEHGPVQRIDNTPLAIRAWLRTLPSGPLHIGCEATGTYHLALRDAVIKAGHPLYLIDGYRLSRYRGATSVRAKTDPIDARLIARYVAKEGSHLRPYTLPPEATQRVQQLLRRRATLVRTAVILRQSLFDLPGFKREVRALLAKADRLAQQIQAQIVEKLKASDWIDDHRRCQGIEGVGPLSAAALCATFHRGAFKSADAFIAYLGLDVCVRQSGNQNARGTLSKKGDPEVRRLLHNAAMAASRSATWKPFYQACIARGFSCTQALVALARKIARVAFSLMKTGSQYQPREHKNTCAQT; encoded by the coding sequence ATGACAAGTCAGCCTTCGCCGATTCACATCGGCATCGACGTATCCAAAGCCAGCCTCGATATCGCACTGGGCGAGCACGGCCCGGTGCAGCGCATCGACAACACCCCTCTAGCCATCCGGGCCTGGCTGCGCACCTTGCCCAGCGGCCCGCTGCACATCGGCTGCGAGGCCACCGGCACCTACCACCTCGCGCTGCGCGACGCCGTGATCAAGGCCGGGCACCCGCTCTACCTGATCGACGGCTACCGCCTCTCGCGCTACCGCGGCGCCACCAGCGTGCGGGCCAAGACCGACCCGATCGACGCCCGGCTCATCGCCCGCTACGTCGCCAAAGAGGGCTCGCACCTGCGCCCCTACACGCTGCCGCCCGAGGCCACGCAACGCGTGCAGCAACTGCTGCGTCGTCGCGCCACCCTGGTCCGGACCGCCGTCATCTTGCGCCAGAGCCTGTTCGATCTGCCCGGCTTCAAGCGCGAGGTGCGCGCCTTGCTGGCCAAGGCCGACCGGCTCGCCCAGCAGATTCAGGCCCAGATCGTGGAAAAGCTCAAAGCCAGCGACTGGATCGACGATCACCGCCGCTGCCAGGGTATCGAAGGCGTCGGTCCGCTGAGCGCCGCCGCCTTGTGCGCGACCTTCCATCGGGGCGCCTTCAAAAGCGCAGACGCCTTCATCGCCTATCTCGGGCTCGATGTGTGCGTGCGCCAATCGGGAAACCAGAACGCCCGCGGCACCCTGAGCAAAAAGGGCGACCCGGAGGTGCGCCGACTCCTGCACAACGCCGCCATGGCAGCCAGCCGCTCAGCCACCTGGAAACCCTTCTATCAGGCCTGCATCGCTCGCGGATTCTCCTGCACTCAGGCCCTCGTCGCACTCGCGAGAAAGATCGCTCGCGTTGCGTTCTCTCTCATGAAAACCGGCTCGCAATACCAACCCAGGGAGCACAAAAACACTTGTGCTCAGACATAG
- a CDS encoding DUF3014 domain-containing protein has product MNTWTKGALVVAVLAGAAALYTYMQKESPPADAPSVAVAPPAEPAPAETPVEVPNYPITPPPDAAPASPTAAPVDSDAVMRDGLAGLFGAAFDKYFSSTDIVRRIVVTVDNLPRERVTRRLMPVKPVPGAPVTAGSGDTLTLDAANSARYDVYVQLAEMVPTAQLVDLYVRHYPLFQQQYVELGYPNGYFNNRLVEVIDHLLATPVVPRPIRLKQPKVLYTFADPELEKLSEGQKMMLRMGDANAERVRAKLADIRAAVTRQP; this is encoded by the coding sequence ATGAACACATGGACAAAGGGCGCGCTGGTCGTCGCGGTACTGGCGGGCGCCGCTGCGCTGTATACATATATGCAGAAGGAATCGCCGCCTGCCGATGCACCGTCGGTGGCGGTCGCGCCGCCTGCGGAACCGGCGCCGGCCGAAACGCCGGTCGAGGTGCCGAATTACCCGATCACACCGCCGCCCGACGCGGCGCCTGCGTCGCCCACTGCCGCCCCGGTCGACAGCGATGCCGTGATGCGCGACGGACTGGCCGGCCTGTTCGGCGCCGCGTTCGACAAATACTTCAGCTCGACCGACATCGTGCGCCGCATCGTCGTGACCGTCGACAACCTGCCGCGCGAACGGGTGACGCGGCGGCTGATGCCGGTCAAGCCGGTGCCCGGCGCGCCGGTGACCGCCGGCAGCGGCGACACGCTGACGCTCGACGCCGCCAACAGCGCGCGCTACGACGTATATGTGCAGCTGGCCGAGATGGTGCCCACCGCGCAACTGGTTGATCTGTACGTGCGCCATTACCCGCTGTTCCAGCAGCAGTACGTCGAGCTGGGCTATCCGAATGGCTACTTCAACAACCGCCTGGTCGAAGTGATCGACCACCTGCTCGCCACGCCGGTCGTGCCCAGGCCGATCCGGTTGAAGCAGCCCAAGGTGCTGTACACCTTCGCGGACCCGGAACTGGAAAAGCTGTCGGAGGGGCAGAAAATGATGCTGCGCATGGGCGACGCCAACGCGGAACGCGTCCGCGCCAAGCTCGCCGACATCCGCGCCGCCGTGACGCGCCAGCCCTGA
- a CDS encoding pirin family protein, whose translation MNDSPIELVIAARHADLGNGLVVRRVLPFSKRRMVGPFIFLDHAGPLTIAADAVRAADVRPHPHIGLSTVSYLLGGQMTHRDSLGVTQVIRPGEVNWMTAGRGISHSERFEHPASFTGGGLELLQSWVALPEADEECDPAFDTCPADALPVADENGVWLRVIAGEAYGLRSPVRTHSPLFYVHAALQPGARLALPDAHAERALYVASGCVDIAGDRFTTGQMAVFAHDAASTLQAIEPSTVMLLGGEPVGPRHIWWNFVSSRKERLEQAKADWQAGRIALPPHDNQEWIPLPG comes from the coding sequence ATGAACGACAGCCCGATCGAACTCGTCATCGCCGCGCGCCACGCCGACCTTGGCAATGGCCTCGTGGTGCGCCGCGTGCTGCCGTTTTCGAAGCGGCGCATGGTCGGGCCCTTCATCTTCCTCGACCACGCAGGGCCGCTGACCATCGCCGCCGACGCCGTGCGGGCCGCCGACGTGCGGCCGCATCCGCACATCGGCCTGTCGACGGTGAGCTATCTGCTCGGCGGACAGATGACGCATCGCGACAGCCTGGGCGTCACGCAGGTGATCCGTCCGGGTGAGGTGAACTGGATGACGGCCGGGCGCGGCATTTCGCATTCGGAGCGCTTCGAGCATCCGGCGTCGTTCACCGGCGGCGGTCTGGAACTGCTGCAGTCCTGGGTGGCGCTGCCCGAAGCCGACGAAGAATGCGATCCGGCGTTCGACACCTGTCCGGCCGACGCGCTGCCGGTGGCCGACGAAAATGGTGTCTGGCTGCGCGTCATCGCCGGCGAGGCATACGGGCTGCGCAGCCCGGTCAGGACGCATTCACCGCTGTTCTACGTGCATGCCGCGCTGCAGCCGGGCGCGCGTCTGGCGCTGCCCGACGCGCACGCCGAGCGGGCCCTCTATGTCGCGTCGGGCTGCGTCGACATCGCCGGGGACCGCTTCACCACCGGACAGATGGCCGTGTTCGCGCACGACGCCGCCAGCACACTGCAGGCCATCGAGCCATCGACCGTCATGCTGCTCGGCGGCGAACCGGTCGGCCCACGCCACATCTGGTGGAACTTCGTGTCGTCGCGCAAGGAACGCCTCGAACAGGCCAAGGCCGACTGGCAGGCCGGGCGCATCGCGTTGCCGCCGCACGACAATCAGGAGTGGATTCCGCTGCCGGGGTGA
- a CDS encoding alkaline phosphatase D family protein has translation MPSNMFSRRDFMRGVGAGALAGSAVVRSASALAAPGSLFQHGVASGDPLTDRVIIWTRVTPTRPGTVAVLWEVALDAAFSRIIRRGRVLTGADIDYTVKADVLGLPANARLHYRFRADGQLSPAGRTRTLPAGAVDQIKLAVLSCSNFPAGYFNVYAEVAKLNDLHAAVHLGDYIYEYSRSGYASQDAAALGRVSEPADEIITLDDYRIRHAQYRTDVDLQAMHAALPVIAVWDDHEITNDTWREGAENHTEGVEGVFAERRAAAIRAYHEWMPTRLPDPARPDRIYRSFRFGNLLSLHMLDTRVIGRDEQMDYANYLGASGFDTARFTADLTDPNRSLLGVDQMNWLGLQLAQSDTTWDMLGQQVLMGRMNIPAPLVLGQVSFTQYSALLFKAQTAPATLTPQEQFVLAQPAIPYNLDAWDGYAVARETLLGTARALDKNLVVLAGDTHNAWASDLTDFAGNRVGVEFATSSVTSPGFEEYFPAENPLAVAAGLTQIIGPLQYADTARRGFMLVTATAQSCRAEWRYVSTVKSRTYTVANGPALRMLPGAANRKLVPG, from the coding sequence ATGCCCAGCAACATGTTTTCCCGCCGCGACTTCATGCGCGGCGTCGGTGCCGGCGCGCTCGCCGGTTCGGCCGTCGTCCGCTCGGCGAGTGCGCTGGCCGCACCGGGCAGCCTGTTCCAGCACGGTGTGGCAAGCGGTGATCCGCTGACCGACCGCGTCATCATCTGGACCCGCGTCACGCCGACCCGCCCGGGTACGGTCGCCGTGCTGTGGGAAGTGGCGCTCGACGCCGCCTTCTCGCGCATCATCCGTCGCGGCCGTGTGTTGACCGGCGCCGACATCGACTACACGGTGAAGGCCGACGTGCTCGGCCTGCCGGCGAATGCCCGCCTGCACTACCGCTTCCGCGCCGACGGCCAGCTGTCACCGGCCGGGCGCACGCGCACGCTGCCGGCCGGTGCAGTCGACCAGATCAAGCTGGCCGTGCTGTCCTGTTCCAACTTCCCGGCCGGCTACTTCAACGTATATGCCGAAGTGGCGAAGCTGAACGATCTGCACGCCGCCGTGCATCTGGGCGACTACATCTACGAATACTCGCGCAGCGGTTACGCCTCGCAGGACGCCGCAGCGCTGGGCCGCGTGTCCGAACCGGCCGACGAAATCATCACGCTGGACGACTACCGCATCCGTCATGCGCAGTACCGTACCGACGTCGATCTGCAGGCCATGCATGCCGCGCTGCCGGTCATCGCGGTGTGGGACGACCACGAAATCACCAACGACACCTGGCGTGAAGGCGCGGAAAACCACACCGAAGGCGTCGAGGGTGTGTTTGCCGAGCGTCGTGCCGCGGCCATCCGCGCCTATCACGAGTGGATGCCGACCCGCCTGCCGGATCCGGCGCGCCCGGACCGCATCTACCGCAGCTTCCGCTTCGGCAACCTGCTGTCGCTGCACATGCTGGACACGCGCGTCATCGGCCGTGATGAACAGATGGACTACGCAAACTATCTCGGCGCCAGCGGGTTCGATACCGCACGTTTCACCGCCGACCTGACTGACCCGAATCGCTCCCTGCTTGGTGTGGATCAGATGAACTGGCTGGGACTCCAGCTGGCTCAGTCGGACACCACGTGGGACATGCTCGGCCAGCAGGTGCTGATGGGCCGCATGAACATTCCGGCGCCGCTGGTGCTCGGCCAGGTCAGCTTCACGCAATACAGCGCGCTCCTGTTCAAGGCGCAGACCGCGCCCGCCACGCTGACGCCGCAGGAGCAATTCGTGCTCGCGCAGCCGGCGATTCCGTACAACCTCGACGCCTGGGACGGTTACGCCGTCGCGCGCGAAACCCTGCTCGGCACCGCGCGCGCGCTGGACAAGAATCTGGTCGTGCTGGCCGGCGACACGCACAACGCCTGGGCCAGCGATCTGACCGATTTCGCCGGTAATCGCGTCGGGGTCGAATTCGCCACGTCGTCGGTCACGTCGCCCGGCTTCGAAGAATACTTCCCGGCCGAAAACCCGCTCGCCGTGGCCGCCGGTCTGACCCAGATCATCGGCCCGCTGCAGTACGCCGACACCGCGCGCCGCGGCTTCATGCTGGTTACCGCCACCGCGCAGTCCTGCCGCGCCGAATGGCGCTATGTCAGCACCGTGAAAAGCCGCACCTACACCGTGGCAAACGGCCCCGCGCTGCGCATGCTGCCCGGCGCCGCCAACCGGAAGCTGGTACCGGGCTGA
- a CDS encoding PEP-CTERM sorting domain-containing protein, which yields MNKVLLALCAAFSIALPAHAVTLESATLNGNLLDSSFSTPALIALDISLLNNSPLSFSFVLDADDITAGGVDVNAILRDVSGFGIGSFTLTTGGAPISVVTGSLLATTVNGDLLSSDYFAGAPVAEFYFGNPFLEDGLVDWRIGFSGLSAGDRFTLDLATTPAVPEPSEWMLMLAGIGLIGVSAARKLGR from the coding sequence ATGAACAAAGTCCTGCTTGCCCTCTGCGCTGCTTTCTCGATCGCCCTGCCCGCCCACGCCGTCACGCTCGAGAGCGCCACGCTGAACGGCAACCTGCTCGATTCGTCGTTCAGCACGCCTGCGCTCATCGCGCTCGACATTTCGCTGCTGAACAACTCGCCGCTGAGCTTCAGCTTCGTGCTCGACGCAGACGACATCACTGCCGGCGGCGTCGATGTGAACGCCATCCTGCGCGATGTCAGCGGCTTCGGTATCGGGTCATTCACGCTGACCACCGGCGGCGCGCCGATCTCGGTGGTGACCGGGTCGCTGCTGGCCACCACGGTGAACGGCGACCTGCTTTCCAGCGACTACTTCGCCGGCGCACCGGTGGCCGAGTTCTACTTCGGCAATCCCTTCCTCGAAGACGGGCTTGTCGACTGGCGCATCGGGTTTTCCGGCCTGTCCGCCGGCGACCGCTTCACCCTCGACCTCGCCACCACCCCGGCCGTGCCCGAACCTAGCGAGTGGATGCTCATGCTCGCCGGCATCGGTCTGATCGGCGTCAGCGCCGCGCGCAAGCTGGGCCGCTGA
- a CDS encoding M61 family metallopeptidase, which yields MSAVRYRITPSHPEAHLFEVEIDIADPAPDGQRLSLPAWIPGSYMIREFARHIVRIEARDGIRAVPLTKIDKHTWQAAPCEGVLRVRYEVYAWDLSVRAAHLDTTHGFFNGSSVFLMVHGAEQQPCEVDIRPPAGRTYKEWRVATTLPEAGGRAGARRHGFGLYRAASYDELIDHPVEMGSFALHTFKACGVPHEVVITGHHDIDAARLCEDLRRICEWQIRLFGEPAPFERYVFLVMAVGDGYGGLEHRSSTALLCSRNDLPAPGAAAMSDAYRGFLGLCSHEYFHAWNIKRIKPAAFEPYDLTHENYTRLLWAFEGFTSYYDDLALVRSGVITQDDYFKLLAKTVTQVMRGGGRLKQSLADSSFDAWVKYYRQDENAPNAIVSYYTKGALVALALDLTLRSKTRGAVSLDDVMRHLWQAHGQTGVGVPEDGVRRAAEAVSGLKLKKFFAEATEGTEDLPLDDLLRAVGVELGYEAAGSTPVLGAKTANEGDTVKLTQVLDHGAAQRAGLSAGDVLVALDNLRITASSLDALLKRRQPGDEVKINAFRRDELMKFRVRLDAAPADQAKIVIAPRVSAPARALLKQWLGRG from the coding sequence ATGAGCGCCGTCCGCTACCGCATTACGCCCAGCCATCCCGAAGCCCACCTGTTCGAGGTCGAGATCGATATCGCCGATCCGGCGCCCGACGGCCAGCGATTGTCGCTGCCGGCCTGGATTCCCGGCAGTTACATGATTCGCGAATTCGCGCGCCACATCGTGCGCATCGAAGCGCGCGACGGCATCCGCGCGGTGCCGCTGACCAAGATCGACAAGCACACCTGGCAGGCCGCGCCGTGCGAAGGCGTGCTGCGCGTGCGCTACGAGGTGTATGCGTGGGATCTGTCGGTGCGCGCCGCGCATCTCGACACGACGCACGGCTTCTTCAACGGCTCAAGCGTGTTCCTGATGGTGCACGGCGCCGAGCAGCAGCCGTGCGAGGTGGACATCCGTCCGCCGGCCGGGCGCACCTACAAGGAATGGCGGGTGGCGACGACGCTGCCCGAGGCGGGCGGTCGGGCCGGTGCCAGGCGGCACGGCTTCGGGCTGTACCGCGCGGCGAGTTACGACGAGCTGATCGATCACCCGGTCGAAATGGGCAGCTTCGCACTGCACACCTTCAAGGCCTGCGGCGTGCCGCATGAGGTGGTGATCACCGGCCACCACGACATCGACGCCGCTCGCCTGTGCGAAGACCTGCGCCGCATCTGCGAGTGGCAAATCCGGCTGTTCGGCGAGCCGGCGCCGTTCGAGCGCTATGTGTTTCTGGTCATGGCGGTCGGCGACGGCTACGGCGGGCTGGAGCACCGTTCGAGCACCGCGCTGCTGTGTTCGCGCAACGACCTGCCGGCGCCGGGTGCGGCCGCGATGTCGGACGCCTATCGCGGCTTTCTCGGCCTGTGCAGCCACGAGTACTTCCACGCGTGGAACATCAAGCGCATCAAGCCGGCCGCATTCGAGCCGTACGACCTCACGCACGAAAACTACACTCGCCTGCTGTGGGCCTTCGAAGGCTTCACTTCGTACTACGACGATCTGGCGCTGGTGCGCTCAGGCGTCATCACGCAGGACGACTACTTCAAGCTGCTGGCCAAGACGGTCACCCAGGTGATGCGCGGCGGCGGCCGGCTCAAGCAGAGCCTGGCCGATTCGTCGTTCGACGCCTGGGTGAAGTACTACCGTCAGGACGAAAACGCGCCCAATGCCATCGTCAGCTACTACACCAAGGGCGCGCTGGTCGCACTGGCGCTCGACCTCACGCTGCGCAGCAAGACGCGCGGCGCGGTGTCGCTCGACGACGTGATGCGCCACCTGTGGCAGGCGCACGGCCAGACCGGCGTCGGCGTGCCGGAAGACGGCGTGCGCCGCGCCGCCGAGGCGGTCAGCGGGCTGAAGCTGAAGAAGTTCTTCGCCGAGGCGACCGAAGGCACCGAAGACCTGCCGCTGGATGACCTGCTGCGCGCGGTCGGCGTCGAGCTCGGCTATGAGGCCGCCGGCAGCACGCCGGTGCTGGGCGCGAAGACCGCCAACGAGGGCGACACCGTGAAGCTCACCCAGGTGCTAGATCACGGCGCCGCTCAGCGCGCCGGGTTGTCCGCCGGCGATGTGCTGGTCGCGCTCGACAACCTGCGCATCACGGCCAGTTCGCTCGACGCCCTGCTCAAGCGCCGCCAGCCGGGCGACGAGGTGAAGATCAACGCCTTCCGCCGCGACGAACTGATGAAATTCCGCGTCCGCCTCGACGCCGCCCCGGCCGATCAGGCGAAGATCGTCATCGCCCCCCGCGTCAGCGCCCCGGCCAGGGCCCTGTTGAAACAGTGGCTCGGCCGGGGTTGA
- a CDS encoding BON domain-containing protein: MNNDIDQLPEQAQRRTLMTPAFRIATAAALALTLAACGQPEQDATIGQKLDTAIAATEKKADELGERAEATADRAQANAAEATRDARVSAGETTAQMGDFIDDAAITAAVSARLAGDPDLSAIKIDVDTRDGKVTLSGPAPSEAARARAAELAISVKGVLGIDNQLVVTSS, from the coding sequence ATGAACAACGATATTGACCAACTGCCCGAACAAGCGCAGCGCCGCACCCTGATGACGCCGGCCTTTCGCATCGCCACCGCCGCCGCCCTCGCGCTGACGCTCGCCGCCTGCGGTCAGCCCGAACAGGACGCGACCATCGGCCAGAAGCTCGACACCGCCATCGCCGCCACCGAAAAGAAGGCTGACGAGCTGGGCGAACGCGCCGAGGCCACCGCCGACCGGGCGCAGGCCAATGCCGCAGAAGCGACGCGCGACGCGCGCGTATCAGCCGGAGAAACCACTGCCCAGATGGGCGACTTCATCGACGACGCCGCCATCACGGCCGCCGTGTCGGCCCGCCTCGCCGGCGACCCGGACCTGAGCGCCATCAAGATCGACGTCGACACCCGCGACGGCAAGGTCACGCTGAGCGGCCCCGCCCCAAGCGAAGCCGCCCGCGCCCGCGCCGCCGAACTGGCCATTTCGGTCAAGGGCGTGCTCGGCATCGACAACCAACTGGTCGTCACATCGAGCTGA
- a CDS encoding BON domain-containing protein: MPNFQTRGQAAATRIRPSRLPIARGAGAVLLGLMLSACGPKEEAVTLSEPTVDKELAIVLNQTEQVAEDIKAQAGRVAYEADIDAAAERRAAIRRDAQLARAEAAREAAESESSPQSQPDSAPELPPDPQSAPMAANDLPPTAAGQPADAAPPVDDAVITAQIEALIEKDAELAALDIDVATLDGKVILSGTAPSEALRARAAELAVTIDGVIGILNQVIVKPA; encoded by the coding sequence ATGCCGAACTTTCAGACCCGCGGCCAGGCGGCCGCCACTCGAATCCGCCCATCGCGTTTGCCGATCGCGCGCGGAGCCGGCGCCGTGCTGTTGGGTCTGATGCTCAGCGCCTGCGGGCCGAAGGAAGAGGCAGTCACCCTCAGCGAACCCACGGTCGACAAGGAACTGGCGATCGTGCTGAATCAGACCGAACAGGTCGCTGAAGACATCAAGGCACAAGCCGGACGCGTTGCATACGAAGCCGACATCGACGCCGCAGCAGAACGCCGCGCCGCCATCAGGCGCGATGCGCAACTTGCCCGTGCCGAAGCGGCGCGCGAAGCGGCCGAGAGCGAATCGTCGCCTCAGTCGCAGCCAGACTCGGCGCCCGAATTGCCGCCCGACCCGCAATCGGCCCCGATGGCCGCCAACGACCTGCCGCCCACCGCCGCCGGACAACCCGCCGACGCCGCCCCGCCGGTCGACGACGCCGTCATCACCGCACAGATCGAAGCATTGATCGAAAAAGACGCCGAACTGGCTGCGCTCGACATCGACGTCGCAACCCTGGACGGCAAGGTCATCCTCAGCGGCACCGCCCCCTCCGAAGCCCTGCGTGCCCGCGCCGCCGAACTGGCCGTGACGATAGACGGCGTCATCGGAATCCTGAATCAGGTCATCGTGAAACCGGCCTGA